DNA sequence from the Pedobacter schmidteae genome:
AAAAAGTCAGCCCCGAAACTTACGATCAGGTCTGCCTTATCAAATTTGTATTTAGGAACTACCGCTTTACCAAAACTGTTTTCATTTGCTTTGATGATACCTGTATAAGAAACTGCATCATACTGTACGTGTTTAGTATTAGGGTAAGCTGTAGTAAAATCAGCAATAACTGCTTTAGTGGAAGGACTGTTTACAGATGAAGAAACCACGCGGATTTTCTTTCCTGAAGCCTGCGCTTTGTTCAGCTCACCTTTTACAAACTCATCTACCTTTGCCCAGGTTACTTCTGCATCTTTCAATACAGGAGATTTCAGTTTAGACACATCGTAAAGATCTAATACTGAAGCCTGTGCCTGTGCATCAGTACCGCAGTTAAACGCACCTGCATTTGCATTTGCCTCTATTTTAATTGGTCTTCCTTCTCTGGTTTTAACCAATACAGGCTGGCCATTAAAACTTGAAACATAATAGTTAGGGATACCCGGAACAACCTCTTCAGGTTTAATTACATAAGGGATCGCCTTATGAACAGGGGCAGTCTGACAAGCTGCAAGTGTTACCGCACCTAACCCAAAGCCTAATGCCTTTAAAAAGTCACGGCGAGGAGTCACGGTACTTAAACCTGCTTCATTTAAAACATCTTCTATTGGAAGGGGCTCAGCAAATTCGTTCTTGTTGTTTTCAACAAAATCCGGAGTGTTGTTATACTCTTCTAAGCCTTTCCAGTATTTTTTATTGCTTTCCATTTAAGCTATATTACTGTTATCGAACGTTCTTTGTTATTAAACTCTATTAATAGTGACATTTACCACATTCCAAACCACCTAGCAATGCAGGAGTGATTTTTTCGCCTTTCTTGATTTTCTCATGGGCTTCAATCACTTTGGTATAGAAGGCATTGTCTTTGCCAGAAACCTCAGCATTGTTATGGCAGTTCACACACCATTTCATGGTTAGCGGAGAATACTGATAAATTTCTTCCATGGTATCTACCGGACCGTGACATGCAAAACATACCGGTTCGTTAGGTTTTAAACCTTTTTCTTTTCTGATAGCTTCTTCGCCAACCACAACGTGTTGTGAGTGATTGAAGTAAGCAAAGTCAGGCAAGTTGTGTACACGTACCCACTCAACCGGTTTTTCTTTCGATTTATCGTAAGTAAGTGTGTTTGGATCATAACCAATAGCGGTGTAGATTTTTTGGATCTCCGGAGAAATTTCTCCGTTATATTTTTCAGTCGCCTGAACAGATTTATGACAGTTCATACAAACATTCACCGATGGAATAGTTGCATTTTTAGATTTAAAGGCACCTGCGTGACAGTACTGACAGTCAATCTGATTTACTCCAGCGTGCAATTCATGAGAGAATTTAATTGGCTGCACTGGCTGATAGCCTGTATGTACACCTGTATTCCACATACCCATCCAACCATATGAACCCAAGGCAATGATTAAACATAGTATAAAGAAGAATACAA
Encoded proteins:
- a CDS encoding c-type cytochrome, translating into MRDISLIIRRVWKSAFMFTALSVLIVSATQAQDVVEGRKIFKDKCASCHQLDRNSTGPALTPKLTELDEAFAIKWIRNWKSLVDAGDKTAIEAAKFSPAEMTTFPTLTDEQIKNVIAYAKAGEPKKEAAAGEAVAGAGSDEVSNFSIAGIALIILVSIAVLVVLGRAVKMLERLILKKQGVEVVEEENVSFADGTRRLFKNKKFVFFFILCLIIALGSYGWMGMWNTGVHTGYQPVQPIKFSHELHAGVNQIDCQYCHAGAFKSKNATIPSVNVCMNCHKSVQATEKYNGEISPEIQKIYTAIGYDPNTLTYDKSKEKPVEWVRVHNLPDFAYFNHSQHVVVGEEAIRKEKGLKPNEPVCFACHGPVDTMEEIYQYSPLTMKWCVNCHNNAEVSGKDNAFYTKVIEAHEKIKKGEKITPALLGGLECGKCHY